One region of Bdellovibrio bacteriovorus genomic DNA includes:
- the gspG gene encoding type II secretion system major pseudopilin GspG, which produces MSLLKNRRGMTLIEIMIVLAIIGSIAALLIPNLTSSLDKSKVKEAKIQLTQVVNALQMYYTDCGKYPQSLEGLTAADSNCTNWGPQPYLEKKKLKDPFGNEFVYELNGSEYSLKSLGKDGREGGSAFNADITLDDAESK; this is translated from the coding sequence ATGTCTCTTCTTAAGAACCGCCGAGGTATGACACTTATCGAAATCATGATCGTTCTTGCGATCATCGGAAGTATCGCTGCCCTTCTGATCCCGAATTTGACTTCTTCATTGGACAAATCAAAAGTCAAAGAAGCTAAAATTCAACTCACCCAAGTCGTAAATGCCTTGCAAATGTATTACACCGATTGCGGAAAATACCCACAATCTCTTGAAGGTCTTACCGCCGCGGATTCAAACTGTACTAACTGGGGCCCGCAACCTTATTTAGAAAAGAAAAAATTGAAAGATCCGTTTGGAAATGAATTCGTTTACGAGCTGAACGGTTCTGAATACAGCTTGAAGTCCTTAGGTAAAGACGGCCGCGAAGGTGGCTCTGCATTTAACGCTGACATCACACTTGATGATGCTGAAAGCAAATAG
- a CDS encoding pilus assembly FimT family protein produces MKSQRGFTLIEIMIVLGILAAIMAIATPRLMKKDANINSVARKFLVLAREVRTKARLQGATYRIVIKMDDKEPQYWVERASGPQRIDPDAYEKALEKANEKKGEEAPPPLYQIDKSITRKAQDLPSGLRFASLETANMKAPITSGEAYIHFFPEGFVEAAALQITDGQKLTWTLVFNPLTGQADIVEKAQSLKGLQR; encoded by the coding sequence ATGAAGTCGCAGCGGGGTTTCACGCTTATTGAAATCATGATTGTCCTGGGGATCCTGGCGGCAATCATGGCAATAGCAACCCCGCGCTTGATGAAAAAAGATGCTAATATTAATTCTGTCGCGCGAAAGTTTTTAGTTCTCGCCCGCGAAGTTCGCACCAAAGCCCGCCTGCAGGGCGCCACTTATCGCATCGTAATCAAAATGGATGATAAAGAACCGCAATACTGGGTTGAAAGAGCCAGCGGTCCCCAGCGCATTGATCCTGATGCCTATGAAAAAGCCTTAGAAAAAGCGAACGAAAAAAAAGGCGAAGAGGCCCCGCCCCCCCTTTACCAGATAGACAAAAGCATCACTCGCAAAGCCCAGGACCTGCCGTCGGGTTTGCGCTTTGCTTCTTTAGAAACCGCGAATATGAAAGCCCCTATTACCTCAGGGGAAGCTTATATTCATTTTTTCCCGGAAGGATTTGTGGAGGCCGCCGCATTGCAAATCACCGACGGACAAAAATTAACCTGGACTCTTGTTTTTAATCCTTTAACGGGTCAAGCTGATATAGTCGAAAAAGCTCAATCGTTAAAGGGTCTTCAACGGTGA
- a CDS encoding type II secretion system protein — MKKNGFTLVETVIAMVILSSGLLLLANSWSGSFMRVRKTQTSTEVAALLERKMAEIEMQYQGKPLESIEEEKSDDFGSEYPQYSWKMTSKEFEVPDISATLTAQAGGANELALTMMKTLTEHLSKSIKEVKVTIIMKTGKKPLEYSATQYFVDYDKQLPMPGLPGGG, encoded by the coding sequence GTGAAAAAAAACGGATTTACATTGGTCGAGACTGTCATTGCGATGGTCATTCTTTCTTCCGGATTGCTTTTATTAGCCAATTCTTGGAGCGGCAGTTTTATGCGCGTGCGAAAGACCCAAACATCCACCGAAGTCGCAGCCCTCTTAGAACGTAAGATGGCCGAAATCGAAATGCAGTACCAAGGCAAGCCCTTGGAGTCCATCGAGGAAGAGAAATCCGATGACTTCGGTTCCGAGTATCCGCAGTATTCTTGGAAAATGACTTCCAAAGAATTTGAAGTCCCCGATATCAGTGCCACCTTGACCGCACAAGCCGGGGGAGCCAATGAATTGGCGCTGACCATGATGAAAACTTTGACTGAACATCTTTCGAAATCCATTAAAGAAGTTAAAGTGACCATCATCATGAAAACCGGCAAAAAACCTTTAGAGTATTCGGCCACTCAGTATTTTGTGGACTATGACAAGCAATTGCCAATGCCGGGCCTTCCAGGCGGAGGCTAA
- a CDS encoding type II secretion system protein GspJ has translation MVKNKNGFTLIELMIALAILATLTVLTSQAISQAVKAKIKLQDQLDDVSRMRDAVRLIEKDLNLAYHYRDVEKEIQDLINKANAPPQIPGAPPQQPPVQPQTATRREVPRRDPETHFIGTTDSVNFVTMNNARAVRNTQAADFIEVGYSLRECRNLRSDTSSKCIWRRSTPFVDLDVTKGGDEVVLMENVTEFKLRYIGKGKQDWVTDWRTDAQGDASTKGKFPQAVELSVTMDKKVQGRSKKYSMQLIIPIHFPNNPDEGAANGRTQ, from the coding sequence TTGGTCAAAAACAAAAACGGTTTTACTTTGATTGAGTTGATGATTGCCTTAGCTATTTTGGCAACACTCACCGTTTTAACTTCCCAAGCCATCAGCCAAGCCGTGAAAGCTAAGATCAAATTGCAAGATCAATTGGATGACGTCTCCCGCATGCGCGATGCCGTGCGCCTGATCGAAAAAGATTTAAACTTGGCCTATCACTATCGTGATGTGGAAAAAGAAATCCAAGATCTGATCAATAAAGCCAACGCGCCTCCACAGATCCCCGGGGCTCCCCCCCAACAGCCTCCGGTGCAACCTCAAACGGCCACTCGCCGCGAAGTTCCCCGCCGTGATCCCGAAACGCACTTTATCGGCACCACCGACTCTGTCAATTTCGTGACCATGAATAATGCGCGTGCCGTGCGCAACACGCAAGCTGCAGACTTTATAGAAGTCGGGTATTCCTTGCGCGAATGCCGTAATTTACGTTCAGACACCTCTTCAAAATGCATTTGGCGACGAAGCACGCCCTTTGTGGACCTTGATGTCACCAAAGGGGGCGACGAAGTCGTTTTGATGGAAAATGTCACCGAATTTAAGCTGCGCTATATCGGTAAAGGCAAACAGGACTGGGTAACAGACTGGCGCACGGATGCGCAAGGTGATGCTTCCACCAAGGGAAAATTCCCCCAAGCCGTCGAGCTTTCGGTGACCATGGATAAGAAAGTCCAAGGTCGTAGCAAAAAATATTCAATGCAATTAATCATCCCGATTCACTTCCCAAATAATCCTGATGAAGGAGCCGCTAATGGGCGTACTCAATAA
- a CDS encoding general secretion pathway protein GspK: protein MGVLNKIWKEAKKPVSNQKGVALIVAISALMLIMYFAMEVSYESNVEYIVNAQSLNRVKAYYAAKSGMQLSLLRIKIYQQAQSQLGAQLGDSPMLDQIWQFPFAWPLPVPPEMSAVDKDSFAKVVKESSMDASYIVTIEDEGSKIDLNDLNSPSKYLREATKQQLVNIFEQKKKDDEEFQRKYSNFNFEELVNNIADWQSDKSESLNGGAKSAKYGDLNRDTQDYYPPNRAFRTMAELHLVAGMEDDFYDLLEPRITIYGMKGINPNLASKEVLKSLDPAMTDEAVAEIIKRRSSEEEGGPFKCDQKEPKSPDFWDFVASRGVRVLGNPDQIPMTCEKVMNFKIRSTGEFAGATREIIAIVMDLNRTAKKVKSYVDKEKAQANPTPTPTPSPTPQQNANQKDPIPKGAPRVVYWSER, encoded by the coding sequence ATGGGCGTACTCAATAAAATTTGGAAAGAAGCTAAAAAACCCGTCAGCAACCAAAAAGGTGTCGCCTTGATCGTGGCGATTTCCGCGCTGATGTTGATCATGTATTTTGCGATGGAAGTTTCCTACGAATCCAATGTCGAATACATCGTCAACGCCCAAAGCTTAAATCGCGTGAAAGCCTATTATGCCGCAAAGTCCGGAATGCAACTCAGTCTTTTGCGCATTAAAATTTACCAGCAAGCGCAAAGCCAGCTGGGCGCGCAACTTGGCGACAGCCCGATGTTAGATCAAATCTGGCAATTCCCCTTTGCTTGGCCCTTGCCCGTCCCGCCTGAAATGAGCGCCGTGGATAAGGATTCATTTGCGAAAGTCGTCAAAGAATCCTCGATGGATGCCAGCTATATTGTCACCATCGAAGATGAAGGTTCAAAAATTGACTTAAACGACCTCAACTCGCCCTCAAAATATTTGCGTGAAGCCACCAAACAGCAATTAGTAAATATCTTTGAACAAAAGAAAAAAGACGACGAAGAGTTTCAGCGCAAGTATTCCAACTTTAACTTTGAAGAGCTGGTGAATAATATTGCCGACTGGCAAAGTGATAAATCGGAATCTTTAAACGGTGGCGCTAAGTCTGCGAAGTACGGCGATCTCAATCGTGACACTCAAGATTACTACCCTCCCAATCGTGCCTTTAGAACCATGGCCGAACTGCATTTAGTGGCCGGGATGGAAGATGACTTTTACGATTTGCTTGAACCCCGTATCACGATTTATGGAATGAAGGGGATCAATCCTAATTTAGCTTCCAAAGAGGTTCTTAAATCTTTAGATCCCGCAATGACCGATGAGGCCGTGGCGGAAATTATCAAACGACGAAGCTCAGAAGAAGAAGGCGGTCCCTTTAAGTGCGATCAAAAAGAACCTAAGAGCCCTGACTTTTGGGATTTTGTCGCTTCTCGCGGAGTGCGTGTCTTAGGAAATCCCGATCAAATCCCGATGACGTGCGAAAAGGTTATGAATTTTAAAATTCGCAGCACCGGTGAGTTCGCCGGGGCGACTCGTGAAATCATCGCAATCGTGATGGATCTAAATCGCACGGCAAAAAAAGTGAAATCCTATGTCGATAAAGAAAAAGCGCAGGCCAATCCGACGCCAACTCCGACTCCGTCCCCCACTCCTCAGCAGAACGCCAACCAAAAAGATCCCATCCCTAAAGGTGCTCCTCGTGTTGTTTACTGGAGCGAGCGTTAA
- the pilM gene encoding pilus assembly protein PilM, which produces MKSVGIDIGSSSIKIVEMQASSKGFQVSQYFEHGLNVAPGADQELEIIEFLRDFTSHYDASQTRFIISLRQDRVAIRNKFFPFNDRIKIHKSLAFELEEDLPLSSDNAIFDAKIVRSVGAGAEVLACAAPKLHVQKAIQQAEDSGFEPFLLSAEGPAFANIFERWNEPPPLTSAPTLELVDEQNRPPRHVQLVLNMGHSRTLVCAFEGSSLIAVRSILWGGKNIAEAIAKKYELPFLEALRELQTKAFILTNKQGATFDQVTFSDTIAKSVREMARDLQLSILELKGEFNANIHSIGMTGGASQIQNLGPFLTQILEVPVNRTSVLDLVPNVLFERNAAVSAKAGLALGLAIEGFKKPRNPPLNFMRGEFAKENHQFKLLWEKWGTTVKVATAAILVLFVYASLRSSFSMSLAERADDALKDQAKAVANLRGRAASESGIKKYIRDNKKRAADLKTLANVAQMNSAMDIVKKITDATPSKTAITLDVHQLQVVDSQVTMQGYVASQKELTLLQQSLTNITSNGQVQSQRSNLNPLSGKTAFSFSFSVDRGVQKVTR; this is translated from the coding sequence TTGAAGTCAGTCGGTATAGACATCGGATCCAGCAGTATTAAAATTGTCGAAATGCAGGCCTCTTCCAAAGGCTTTCAGGTCTCTCAGTATTTCGAACATGGTTTGAATGTTGCTCCGGGTGCGGATCAAGAATTAGAAATTATTGAATTCTTGCGGGACTTCACCAGCCACTATGATGCCAGCCAAACGCGCTTTATCATTTCACTGCGACAAGACCGCGTTGCCATCAGAAATAAATTCTTTCCTTTTAATGACCGCATTAAAATTCATAAAAGCTTAGCGTTTGAATTAGAAGAAGATCTTCCTCTTTCTTCAGACAACGCGATCTTTGACGCCAAGATTGTTCGCAGCGTGGGGGCAGGGGCTGAAGTTTTGGCTTGTGCGGCCCCTAAGCTCCACGTGCAAAAGGCGATTCAACAAGCCGAAGATTCAGGCTTTGAACCCTTCCTTTTGAGTGCGGAAGGACCGGCTTTTGCCAATATCTTTGAACGCTGGAACGAACCGCCGCCCTTAACTTCCGCACCCACCTTGGAGTTGGTGGATGAGCAAAATCGTCCTCCCCGTCACGTTCAATTAGTTTTGAACATGGGCCACTCGCGCACCTTGGTGTGTGCTTTTGAAGGCAGCTCATTGATCGCCGTCCGCTCCATCCTGTGGGGTGGAAAAAATATCGCCGAAGCGATTGCAAAAAAATACGAACTTCCGTTTCTTGAAGCTTTGCGCGAACTGCAAACCAAAGCTTTCATCCTAACGAACAAACAAGGAGCCACTTTTGATCAAGTCACTTTTTCAGACACCATCGCAAAAAGTGTCCGTGAAATGGCGCGTGACTTACAACTTTCAATCTTAGAACTTAAAGGTGAATTCAACGCGAATATTCACAGCATCGGCATGACGGGTGGCGCTTCCCAGATTCAAAATCTGGGTCCTTTCTTGACTCAGATCTTAGAAGTCCCCGTGAATCGCACCTCTGTTTTAGATTTAGTTCCAAATGTTTTATTTGAACGAAATGCCGCGGTTTCAGCCAAAGCCGGATTGGCCCTGGGTTTAGCCATTGAAGGTTTCAAAAAACCTCGCAATCCGCCGCTTAATTTCATGCGTGGTGAATTCGCGAAAGAAAATCATCAGTTTAAATTACTTTGGGAAAAATGGGGCACAACCGTCAAGGTCGCAACGGCCGCCATTTTAGTTCTTTTCGTGTATGCCTCCTTACGATCCAGCTTTTCCATGTCTTTAGCAGAAAGAGCCGATGACGCATTAAAAGATCAAGCCAAGGCCGTGGCCAATTTGCGTGGCCGGGCGGCTTCTGAAAGTGGTATAAAAAAATACATCCGCGACAATAAAAAACGCGCCGCCGACTTAAAAACTTTAGCCAACGTGGCGCAAATGAATTCGGCCATGGATATCGTTAAAAAAATCACGGACGCGACTCCATCAAAAACGGCCATCACCTTGGATGTACATCAATTGCAAGTCGTCGACAGCCAAGTGACGATGCAAGGGTACGTGGCTTCACAAAAAGAACTGACTCTTTTACAGCAGTCTTTGACCAACATCACTTCCAACGGACAAGTGCAATCACAACGTTCTAATTTAAATCCTTTGAGTGGAAAAACGGCATTTTCATTTAGTTTCAGCGTAGATCGCGGAGTTCAGAAGGTGACACGATGA
- the gspN gene encoding type II secretion system protein GspN, translating into MEQLRELITLIRNSKGKILVLILSAFVFTFLLFPFDDLSDLISSQVSKVTNNSVYVSFEKLKMSFFPQPGVKMDQVYIESIRTPALSAQELVITPSISGLIAQKPYGQVSAKGLLKGDVEVEVGKGSRTENGIERHRVEVSAKKVSLQDLRELANLPVLLKGELDLESTALADLTFQEQPDVEIDLKINKFELPPSNVNTPMGPLTLPDLKLTSVELKGRLAAGRFIIETGTIGRPGDELQGTIKGDIAINIVNRGGGFGQQIGAYNFNIDLKAKKAFQDKAILFLGFLDGYKTATPEGGQYKFRVSATNPMMPPSISAAR; encoded by the coding sequence ATGGAACAGCTTCGTGAATTGATCACTCTTATTCGTAATAGCAAAGGAAAGATTCTTGTTTTGATTCTTTCGGCTTTTGTTTTTACGTTCCTGCTTTTTCCGTTTGATGATTTGAGTGATTTGATTTCATCGCAAGTGTCTAAAGTCACCAACAACTCGGTTTACGTTTCATTTGAAAAACTAAAAATGAGCTTCTTCCCCCAGCCCGGTGTAAAAATGGATCAGGTTTACATTGAATCCATACGCACCCCGGCCCTTTCCGCGCAAGAGCTTGTGATCACGCCTTCTATTTCAGGATTGATTGCGCAAAAACCTTACGGACAGGTTTCCGCGAAAGGTCTTTTAAAAGGCGACGTTGAAGTGGAAGTTGGTAAAGGCAGCCGGACCGAAAACGGCATTGAACGCCACCGCGTGGAAGTGTCGGCAAAAAAAGTATCTTTGCAAGATTTGCGTGAGCTTGCGAATTTGCCGGTTTTACTTAAAGGCGAATTGGATTTAGAAAGTACGGCCTTAGCGGATCTAACTTTCCAAGAACAGCCGGACGTTGAGATTGATTTAAAAATTAATAAATTCGAATTGCCTCCTTCGAACGTCAACACGCCGATGGGTCCTTTGACGTTACCAGATTTAAAATTAACTTCGGTAGAATTAAAAGGTCGTTTGGCCGCGGGGCGATTCATCATTGAAACCGGCACCATTGGTCGCCCGGGAGATGAGTTGCAGGGCACTATCAAAGGTGACATCGCGATTAATATCGTGAACCGTGGTGGCGGCTTTGGACAACAGATCGGTGCTTATAATTTTAATATTGATTTAAAAGCCAAAAAAGCCTTCCAAGATAAGGCTATTTTGTTCTTAGGTTTCTTAGATGGGTATAAAACGGCAACCCCTGAAGGTGGCCAATATAAGTTCCGCGTTTCAGCGACAAATCCCATGATGCCGCCAAGCATAAGCGCTGCGCGTTAA
- a CDS encoding single-stranded DNA-binding protein — MSGVNKVILVGRLGADPEVKAIGSGSTVARLNIATSESWVKDGQRQERTEWHRVTVWGKLAEICGKHLAKGRQVYVEGKLQTRQWEDQQGQKRYTTEIVASTVQFLGAAGAEAGAGRSSSTSAGNDDFGGFQDFGPEPSFNSNDEIPF; from the coding sequence ATGTCAGGTGTAAATAAAGTCATTCTTGTCGGTCGTTTGGGAGCAGATCCTGAAGTTAAAGCAATTGGAAGTGGAAGCACAGTTGCACGTCTTAACATCGCAACAAGTGAATCATGGGTCAAAGACGGACAACGCCAAGAACGCACTGAGTGGCACCGTGTGACGGTATGGGGTAAATTGGCAGAGATCTGTGGGAAGCATCTTGCAAAAGGTCGCCAAGTTTACGTCGAAGGTAAATTACAAACTCGTCAATGGGAAGACCAACAAGGTCAAAAACGCTATACGACTGAAATCGTAGCTAGCACTGTTCAATTCTTGGGTGCGGCAGGTGCCGAAGCGGGCGCGGGTCGCTCTTCTTCAACTTCTGCAGGTAATGATGACTTCGGTGGTTTCCAAGATTTCGGTCCAGAGCCAAGCTTCAATTCGAACGACGAAATCCCGTTCTAA
- a CDS encoding ATP-binding protein gives MLYTRILSNIHRVLALIVFTISATVMFGWFTHNESLIQISPLFAPMVFNTAFCLGLLSFALVLPEVGFPRLSTILSGIVSAIGLLTLAQYFFSVDLFVDSFLMTPYYSVGVTVPGRMAVSTAVCFNLLSITMFFKRPRFAWQMVSVTTAALVLGFALISIIGYAVGFNAEYGWGSFARMALHTSVCFSLLSFAVLMQLRLDVRQVSSRRSALVPFYVLTVGVLLTILIWQLLILRDQERNRTVTQIRLDSFRASIDNAFIPVIKSMEHMAKRFSMKGYPQKSLWDADAESYLEEFPGIRRLWWADQDRIMRWIHPQDDGARLLLNMRLGSNNKNLIPQVEELVHGKKLALSKVFDFRTGGRGIVVFLPIHDTKNVFKGVVGASILVQPFFSQISLLEGYSIEILEDNVKIFSRGTADPVYERDWLSQGFYQNMGVRWHIKIVPTPEQIRANTSALPGVVLLFGVSVSVLLGMALSFYNLSRASEAQLKKAFEWNKAGIDSSPLLMISLDENTLVREMNAAAEKMLGYETAELAGKTSPLMFYDPTEVRAFTRKMELELGYNITLGREFMDALFKLGLHRASEWTQISRSGERYTVINSTSEIRDEKGNITGYLQILEDVTELKAKEKLLAEQEMKIVASSRMASLGEMAAGIAHEINNPLAIINGHAGVLRKQLQQKGLGDDAEIVKKVDAIESVVQRIAKIIKGLRSFSRETDSRDDEWITVEALLEETLSFSRERFRADGVELQTRVPADLKIKCQPHQISQVILNLLNNALDAVQSSKNKSVIIEALARPGGVEISVADSGPGIPYDLRSRIMQPFFTTKEVGKGVGLGLSISQGIIQSHNGKFYLDEDSARTRFVIWLPVV, from the coding sequence GTGTTATACACTAGAATACTTTCAAACATTCACCGTGTTTTGGCATTGATTGTTTTTACAATCAGCGCCACGGTGATGTTTGGTTGGTTTACGCACAATGAGTCCTTAATTCAGATAAGTCCTTTGTTTGCGCCGATGGTGTTTAACACCGCATTTTGCTTGGGCCTGCTTTCATTTGCCTTGGTTTTACCGGAAGTGGGTTTCCCGCGTCTGTCGACGATTTTATCAGGAATTGTCTCGGCCATTGGGCTTTTAACATTGGCCCAGTACTTTTTTAGCGTTGATCTATTTGTCGATTCTTTTTTGATGACGCCTTATTACAGTGTCGGAGTGACCGTGCCTGGGCGTATGGCGGTCAGCACGGCGGTGTGCTTTAATCTTTTAAGTATCACGATGTTTTTTAAGCGCCCACGTTTTGCATGGCAGATGGTCAGTGTAACCACGGCCGCGCTGGTCCTGGGTTTTGCGTTGATCAGCATTATTGGTTACGCCGTGGGGTTTAATGCCGAATACGGTTGGGGCAGCTTTGCGCGCATGGCTTTGCACACTTCGGTGTGTTTTAGTCTTTTGTCTTTTGCCGTTTTAATGCAATTACGTTTGGACGTGCGCCAGGTTTCAAGTCGTCGTAGCGCTTTAGTGCCGTTTTATGTCTTAACGGTGGGTGTGCTTTTAACGATTTTAATTTGGCAGCTTTTGATTTTACGAGATCAAGAAAGAAACCGCACGGTCACCCAAATCCGTTTAGATTCATTCAGAGCCAGCATTGATAACGCCTTTATCCCGGTGATTAAGTCCATGGAACACATGGCAAAGCGCTTTTCGATGAAAGGGTATCCACAAAAATCTTTGTGGGATGCGGATGCAGAAAGTTATCTAGAGGAGTTCCCCGGAATCCGTCGTTTGTGGTGGGCGGATCAAGATCGTATCATGCGTTGGATACATCCGCAGGATGACGGGGCCCGTCTTTTACTGAATATGCGCTTGGGAAGTAATAATAAAAATCTGATCCCCCAGGTTGAAGAGCTGGTTCATGGAAAAAAATTGGCGTTGTCCAAAGTTTTTGATTTCCGCACGGGCGGTCGTGGGATCGTGGTGTTTCTGCCAATTCATGACACGAAAAATGTATTTAAAGGTGTCGTCGGAGCTTCGATTTTAGTGCAGCCCTTCTTTTCGCAAATATCGTTGCTTGAAGGCTATAGCATTGAAATTTTAGAAGACAACGTAAAGATTTTCAGTCGTGGGACCGCAGATCCGGTGTATGAACGGGACTGGTTATCGCAAGGGTTTTATCAAAACATGGGGGTCCGCTGGCATATTAAGATTGTACCGACACCTGAGCAAATTCGCGCGAATACCTCGGCTTTACCAGGTGTGGTTTTGCTTTTCGGGGTCAGTGTTTCGGTTCTTTTAGGTATGGCTTTAAGCTTTTACAATCTTTCGCGTGCTTCGGAAGCACAGCTAAAAAAAGCGTTTGAATGGAATAAGGCCGGGATTGATAGCAGCCCATTGTTAATGATTTCTCTTGATGAAAATACCTTGGTGCGTGAGATGAACGCGGCGGCGGAAAAGATGTTAGGGTATGAAACCGCCGAACTGGCCGGAAAAACTTCTCCATTGATGTTCTATGATCCTACGGAAGTGCGTGCCTTCACGCGCAAGATGGAATTAGAACTAGGTTATAATATCACTCTGGGCCGCGAGTTTATGGATGCTCTTTTTAAGCTGGGGCTGCACCGGGCTTCCGAGTGGACGCAAATTTCTCGTTCTGGCGAACGCTACACCGTGATTAATTCCACCAGCGAAATTCGCGATGAAAAAGGAAATATCACCGGGTATTTACAAATTTTGGAAGACGTCACGGAGCTGAAAGCCAAAGAAAAACTTTTAGCGGAACAAGAAATGAAAATCGTAGCATCCTCGCGCATGGCCTCTTTAGGAGAGATGGCCGCGGGGATTGCGCACGAGATTAATAATCCGTTAGCCATTATCAATGGTCACGCCGGTGTCTTAAGAAAACAGCTGCAACAAAAAGGTTTGGGTGACGATGCCGAGATTGTTAAAAAAGTCGATGCTATTGAGTCCGTCGTGCAAAGGATTGCTAAAATTATTAAAGGCCTTCGCAGTTTCTCCCGGGAAACCGATTCTCGTGATGATGAATGGATCACGGTGGAAGCTCTTTTAGAAGAAACTTTGTCCTTTAGCCGCGAAAGATTTCGCGCCGATGGAGTGGAGCTTCAGACGCGCGTGCCCGCCGATTTAAAAATTAAATGCCAACCGCATCAGATTTCGCAAGTGATCTTGAATTTGCTTAATAATGCCTTGGATGCAGTTCAAAGTAGTAAAAACAAAAGCGTTATTATAGAGGCTTTAGCTCGTCCCGGGGGTGTGGAAATCAGCGTGGCCGATAGTGGACCGGGTATTCCCTATGACTTACGTTCGCGTATCATGCAGCCGTTTTTTACCACCAAAGAAGTCGGTAAAGGAGTAGGCCTTGGATTAAGTATTTCTCAAGGTATTATTCAAAGTCATAACGGAAAATTTTATTTGGACGAAGACTCCGCCCGCACACGATTTGTGATTTGGCTTCCGGTGGTTTAA